TTGCTCTGCAGTGGGTGATGCAGTGGCTCCAATGCCCAGGCACAGGGGCTAGGACCGGGACAGGGGCTGGCACCATCACAGCCCCGCTGTGAGtcacacaccaccccccccccgatttccatgcagctgctggaggggtgTGTGTACCCCCAGGTCTGGAGGAGGGGACAGGACCTCTCCTTCATCCCTGGGGACCCTCTTGGCCATGCAGGACTGCCTTGGGCCCTTCACGTGCACACACATCTGCAAGTGGCTTCCACCCCTGCTCACTGCGACCAGTGGTGCCAGGGAGGATGGCTCCTCtgctgggacaggctggggTGCAAAACCCTGTACCCCCCAGGAGGGGGCAGAGGGGGCTGGCACAAGGCCATGGCGACTCCTCTCATGCCGGGGCAGCCAGGTGCGAGCTGTGGCATCGGCAGTTGGCTGGGTGCCGGGCACTCCCTGCGGCTGGCAGCACCCACCTCGCTGCAGCAGTTCATGTTGCCGCATGTCGTTCCATCAGCCAGGCCCAAGCACTGCTGGGGCCAGGCCACCGCTGGTCGGGGGGGGTCCCACAGACCATTCCTCACCCATGAGGTCTTGGGGCTGCTGCCCATCTTTGCCACCCCGCACCTGGGAGCGAtgggctctgcctgcctggaCACTGGGATGTGAGAGGAGagaccccccaccccaactcACAGGCCTTGGCAGTGAAGGGCACCAAGACATGTCTGCTGGGACAGCTAGTTCTGCAACCTGCCCTGGTGGTGTCACTGTCACCCCAAACATGACATCTCCCCACAGGGCTTGCCCTGGGTACAGGGCTCACTGCCACCTCTTGCTGCTGGCCGCCCTGTGTGGGCAGCAGAGCCACAACTGCAGGGCCTTTGCACCTCTCCAcccgctccctcccagtaccttgCTGCCAGCCAGACTCTCACTTGCTGTCACTTGTTGCCAGCTCGCCCTCCTACTACTTCCACTGCCTGAGTTTATGTATCTGATTTAAACTCCCAAATACTATGTGAGAAAGCGAAAAAATGGGATCTTAAGAGTCTATCACCCCTCCCTAtgcagggaggagaggctgctaattcaggggaagaggggaaggtgCTCCCCACCACCTAACACAGGCAAAGGAGGAAGGCAGCCTCCCTCGGCACACGCAGAGGAACACTGCTCTCTCCACGAACTGCTCAGGTCAGACAGATGGGCTTCTCGCAGGAGGAGCTAAGCTTCCCCATGCTCTGCTCCTACAGAGAGCACCCACAGCTTAGCTTCCTGTGCAGTGAGAACAGACAAGCCCTAAGCCTCTCAAAGCTCCTGCACACGCACATCCACAGGAGTGCCCACATGGACGCACACTCGCATGCATGCCCATGCACACCCACCTAAATGCACATATGCATAGAGACACACGCACCCATATTCTCACAAACATGTCGGCACACCTATGTGCATGAACATCCCACCATGCGCACCCATGTCATGCACCTCCCCATGCACCTCCAACCTAAATTTGCACGTGTGTGCATATGtccatgcacacacatgcatgcctGCAGGCACGCACaccacatgcacacatacatgcatgcacatgtaTACCTATGTGTGTGCACCCACATGCATGTGCAATTCCCCCCTTCATGTACAACCCCACGCATGCACTGCCATGCCAGCTCTCTGTGGGGCTGCAAGCAGGGCCCAGCTGCGCCAGCCCCAGTGAAGGCAGGAGAAAATCCCCTGAACCAGGTTTCCCCCACCACAGGGATATGGGGCTTCCCTTGCCCACCCTGGATCCAGCCGTGTGTCCAAGCTCACATGGCCATGCCCGTTCCTGCCGCAGGGTCAGCCTGGCACCCCCAGCACTGCTCCCGCCgggctgtccccatccctggtgCCTGGCACCCAGTGTCCCCAGAGCTGCAGGTCATCCTCGTTGCCTCCTGCTCCAGCGTTTCTTAGCCCCTGCCACCCCACAGGTATCCCCGTCTCCAGCCTTGTCcccctccacgggctgcagcccccacaTGTCATCCTGGGCCTGGAAACTGCTCCTGGGGTCCCAGCTGTGCTCAGCCCTGGGTTTGGGGGTGACTTGTCCATGCTTTCCCTTTGGgtcccagggcaggcaggcgAAGCAGAGGGTGCTATGATGAGGAGGGACCGGGGGAACAGTCAGTGCTAGGGTGTGCATGGCCCACAGGACACTGggcagaggagaaggctgagtgAGAGCCCTCCCACGGCTGCCTAGGGCACCAACCCCAACCATCCAGCCCAGAAATGGCCCAAACTGGGGTTCCTGCTCCCCAGCTTTGTGCTTTGGAGCAgtagctggggcagggggaggctgtCAAAGCCCCCCCTCTCCTCTCAGCAGCATTTAGCATCTCTGGGAGCTGCTCTGTGACAGCAGTGCTACGGCACACCGGCCTCAGTCTGCCTGCAGATGGGGATTCTCCACTGGCTTGTAGCTTTTGGCCCAGAGCATGTGGGAAGCCATTGACAGTTAACAGGtgccaggggaggcttagaAATGGTTAGAAACCCATTAGAAATGGTTCCCTTGGGGAGCAGGGGGTACCACTGGTGTGGGGCCATGTGTTCACATGGGACTAGGGGTTGCGGCTAAGCTGGGACCCCAGGCATCGCTGCGGGTGCCCTGACACTTTAGTTCTGCTGCCTGAGCTGGCCAAAACCCAaccctgcagccacccaggaCAAGGGGACAAGGATGGGATGAGGGGCATGcaccaggcagggctggggtgggtcCTGGGTgttgggcagggagaggagctgcctgccTCAGCCCTGGGACTGTACTCGGgtcagggcagggcaggcaacAAACAGAGCCTTTATACAAGCCAGGTTTAAGCCTTAAGTGGTTTCATCCCATAGATGCTTAGCTgctttcccacccccccaggCTCACAGCCTCCTCTCTGTCAGTGAAGCAGCTCTAGTGGGGCCACAGGCGGGGCCAGCACAGGCGGCCCTAAGCCCACGGGTGGTGGAAGATGAGGCAGAGGGTTCTGCCCGGAGGGGGTGAAGGCAGCATGGGGTAGCCCCCTCCCTGGGAACTGGGTAACCTTGTTTGGCGGGAGGAAGTGGGGTTATTTATAGCCGGAGAATGGCCGAGCCATACAAGGGCAGGAGGGATAAGGTGCCTGGCTGCCCTTCTTTGGCGAGCTGCATCCCCAAGGGGCTGCTCCCAGGTGTCCCCCCCTGCACGGGCCCCAGGGACTTGCGGGCACAGCTCAGCACAGATGCCCACTGGCCAGGAGTGGTGCTGTGGGAAGATGGGAGCAAGTAGCAGAGGAAGAGCCTCCCAGTCTGTGCTCAAGGAGGCAAGGGGTTCCCAATGCCCAAAAAGCCAGAGTCCCCATACAGTGCTCAGTGGTGTCCTGAGACAGCCGCTGTCCCTGGCTGGGGAGAGCACCCACTCCCAGCCACGTCCTGGGCAGGGCGCTGTTCAGGCAGGTGTGGGCAAGACCATGCCCGTGCTgagctgagcagtgctcaccTCTGCCAGACGACGCTCCTGAAGCTGCTGGGCCGGGCACCGCCAGCACAGGACTGGCCACGCACAGCGGGTCGTTCAGCACCAGTGCCTTCCCTCGGGATGGCCTGGGGCAGCCGGGGGGTCCCCTGCCTCCGGCCTGacctgctgcctccccccacAGTATGGCATTGTGCTGGACGCCGGGTCCTCCCACACAGCCATGTTCATCTACAAGTGGCCTGCAGACAAGGAGAACGACACCGGGGTGGTCAGCGAGCACAGCATGTGCGATGTGGAGGGTAAGGGCTGTCTCAGTCACCGGGGGACGGTGGGTGGTGGCAGGGTCTGTCACATCCCCTGTGGGCAGGGCACCTTGACAGTGCAAATGCCCTGCCATGCCCAGCTGCCTCCCTGTGTAGTCACCAGTACAATGAGGTGTTACAAGGGGTTCAGCTCTGTTCCTAAATGTTCCCCATCTCCCCCCTCCAAGGCTTGCCACCATGCATGCCTGTGGTTTATCTTTTCCTGGCATCCACTGAACCACCAGGAAACAATtcagctccctgcccagcaaGGAGTGACGGACAGTTTTCTACTCTCTTTTTAAGCAACCTTTCCCTAGCTGTCAGTCAGTGGGGGGTGTGGCATGGGCAAGGAGATGTGGCTGGACTCTGGATGGCTCCATGCCCACAGAAACCTGCACCACCTGCCTTTTGAACAGCCTGGGAGAAGCAAAGCTGCCCACCAAGCATCTTCCCACCACCTGCAGGGACCAATGCTCTTTCCTCTTGCAGGTCCTGGCATCTCCAGCTACAGCTCCAACCCTCTGGCTGCTGGGACAAGCTTGGTGCACTGCCTGAACCAAGCTCTGAGAGACGTGCCCAAGGAGAAGCACATGGGTACCCCACTCTACCTGGGTGCCACAGCTGGCATGCGCCTGCTCAAGTGAGTGCTTGCTCTGGCCAGCTGCCTGGcctcaaaccctgcctggaggGCCCTGCCATGCCACCCTGCCGTCTCACCATGGCAGGGGTAGAGATGGTAAAGGATAGTTGCAATGTGTCCTCTTTGCCAGGTGAAGCTCTTAACCCTCCCAGCTGCCCAGCTCTGTGTCCCTTGCAGAGGTTCTGCCTTTCAGAGCAGGAGATGCtctgcagggcacagccagCACATCCCTGGCTGAAAAGGGGCTGGCGTGGGGCCAGCCCCAGGATAACCCACCCAGTCTTTTTGGCTAGCCAGGAGGAACGTCCCCCTGCACCCACTGCCAGCCTGATGGGATGCAGTGAGAATAATTACCTCTCTGAAAACCACACAGAAGAAGGAGTCATGCCCCCCTCATCAGCCACAGAGCATGGCTCATGAGAAGGGAGTGCACCTGCCTCCCTTTCCAGAAGTGACAAGGGGAATTAGCTGGGTCTTTTTGAGGGACATCCCTACAGGTACCCAGGTGAAGACACACCTTCCTCCTACCCCATGTGCCATGGCAGGAGGGCTGTGCAGGCAGTGGGGCCTCCGCTCATGGTGctccagctcagccctgccacTCTGCCCTCTTGCCTGGCCCGCAGCATTGCGAACCTGCAGGCTTCGGATGCCGTCCTCAGCGCTGTGGTGGCCACGCTGAAGTCGTACCCCTTCGATTTCCGGGGGGCAAAGATCCTGTcgggggaagaggaaggggtcTTTGGCTGGGTCACTGCAAACTACCTCCTGGAGAACTTCATCAAGGTGGGCAGGGGAGCGCGGTGCCCTTCAGGGACAGCTGTGGTGGCCAGGCTGTCCTGCAGCTCATTGCATCTTTATGCCCgctcttgttttccttgctcAGCGCGGGTGGCTCGGGGAATGGATCCAGCCCCAGAAGATGACCCTAGGGGCGATGGACTTTGGTGGTGCTTCCACACAGATCACCTTTGAAACCAGGTACACCATCGAAGACCCCAGAAACGAGGTGAAGCTGCAGTTGTACGGCCAGGTGTACAAAGTGTACACCCACAGCTTCCTCTGCTACGGAAGGGACCAGGTCCTCAAGAGGCTACTCTCAAAGCTTCTCCAGGTACCAGCATGTGCTTGACAAGGATGCTGGCTCTTATCACTTCACAGCTGCCCTGTCACCCTGGTGTTTATACAGGAGTGTCCCCAACCCTATCTCTAGGACAGCCCTGCAGGGCCGGCCGTGCACCTTTCCCAGCCAGCTCTTTGCACCCAACCCTCTCCGATGGTCCCAGGGCTTCCTCCTGCCCACTCAATAATGTATTGCACCCCTTGGCCAGAGCCAAGATGTCACGAGTCATCTCAAGCTGCTTGTGGCAACTGCCAGCTCTGTGTCCTGCTGCCCAAGCCACTCTGCATCTCCctggcagggaaatggaggcaagcaggcagcagtgctggggctaCAGCACAGCTCACATGTCTTGTGTCACTTCTCTGGCAGGCTGAGAGCTACCAAGCAACCATCCCTCATCCCTGCTGGCCCACGGGCTACCACAAGAGCCTGTTGCTGAGCAGCATCTATGACAGCCCCTGCACGGAGAAGGAGAGGCCCAGCCTTGCCCTCAACACCACCATTACTGTGGTTGGCACCGGGAATGGGAGCCTCTGTTCCCTGCATGTCAGCAAGCTCTTTGACTTCACCACCTGCTCCTTCTCCCGCTGCTCCTTCAATGGCATTTT
The Phalacrocorax aristotelis chromosome 17, bGulAri2.1, whole genome shotgun sequence genome window above contains:
- the ENTPD2 gene encoding ectonucleoside triphosphate diphosphohydrolase 2, yielding MARRVAAVLLLLALGCLLGILLLCLGSGDTRGPPGFKYGIVLDAGSSHTAMFIYKWPADKENDTGVVSEHSMCDVEGPGISSYSSNPLAAGTSLVHCLNQALRDVPKEKHMGTPLYLGATAGMRLLNIANLQASDAVLSAVVATLKSYPFDFRGAKILSGEEEGVFGWVTANYLLENFIKRGWLGEWIQPQKMTLGAMDFGGASTQITFETRYTIEDPRNEVKLQLYGQVYKVYTHSFLCYGRDQVLKRLLSKLLQAESYQATIPHPCWPTGYHKSLLLSSIYDSPCTEKERPSLALNTTITVVGTGNGSLCSLHVSKLFDFTTCSFSRCSFNGIFQPEVSGNFIAFSAFFYTVDFIQTVMGRPVHFSSDLKDAAKYICATSWSELLQKAPKLEKRLADYCAVSTFIYLLTTKGYNFNNDSFPNITFQKKAGETSIGWALGYMLNLTNMIPAEKPSSHKSMLYNYWVILILLFVVATLTSLVTAVCLLRRSKSSAI